The Lacticaseibacillus rhamnosus DNA window GGTCGGACCTCTTATCTTGATATGAACGAAGAAAAGGTTCCGGACTTCAAGAACCTGAAGTTACGGCAAGCGGTGGCAATGGCTATTAACCGTAAAGAGTTCGCTAATAAGGTGATCGGTGACGGCTCATTTGGGATTTCGACACTTACGCCTGAAAACTCTGGCTCAAATCCTAAGACGGGTGAGGACTTCGCCAAGGAAGCAGCTAAAGAATCTGAAACGGTTCAGTCATACAACTTGAAGGAAGCCAAGAAACTTTGGGCTGAAGGGCTGAAAGAAGTTGGCAAATCTGGCGAACAAGTTACACTGACGACAGACGACACGGATGTTGCGAAGAAGTCGGCTGAATATATTCAATCAGCTTTGGAACAGTTACCTGGTATGAAGGTTTCCATTTCCTCCGTTCCATTCAAGACTCGGATTCAGCGTTCTTTGGATGGCACCGCCCAGTTCATTCTCTCCGGCTGGCAAGGCGATTTCCCGGATCCGATTTCCTTCCTGGATCTTTATACAACTGGAAACACGTATAACTTCAGCCACTGGTCTAACAAGCAATATGATGAGCTGATCAAGGCTTCTGAGACCACTGATGCTAACAACGAAACAAAACGTTACAATGATCTTTTGAAGGCACAGGAATTGCTTTCTAAAGAAGCCCCAGTTGCGACACTGTATCAAACCGTTCAAGGGCATTTACGCAATCCGAAGTTGAAGGGCGTTACCTTCAGCCCAGCCAACATGTATAACTTTGTTGGTGCGTATATGGCTAAGTAGTAAAGATTAAAATTTTCATTTGAAAGCCCCTGCTTGCGTTGGCGTACTTCACCAACGTAGGCAGGGGCTTTTTGTGTGAGCTTCAGCTAGCAGATATTAAAGAGTTTGTATTGTGGTATATATTATCTAATAATTTCAAAACCGATAATTCTACCCAAGGCCGGATTAATTATGATGTAAGATAAGTACAACACACATATGTTAATGAATAATATTTCGATAAAAATAATCTTTAAATAAAAATAAAAATAGCTTAGAAATATACTAGAGCTTAATAAATCCGTGTAGAAATAAATATTTATTTAAAAACGGATTGACTAGATTGGATTTTACACCGTATAATTTCTATGTGATGTTCTAGAAAAGACAACACAGGGCAGTTAATCCTTCACATGGGCATCGCTACGAGTTTTATACGAACACAAGGCTGGATATGTACAATTGTGTGATTGGAGACTGTTGTTCTGGGATTCCAACAACTGTTTACATGCAGAGCTGGAGCAACGGCAATGCTAACGGATGGCGGAAACCGGATATTTAATATTTTGGAGGTTCTATGATGTGCCGCTCTTTATAAGAATGGAGCGGCCTTTTTGGGGGATTGATCTCTTTGAGAAATAAACAATACTGGCAGTCCCGATCAACCATCACGGCTTTGTTACTCGCAGTTTTATTTATTTCGAGCCACCTGATTGCAAATGCCGGCTATGATGCAGATGGGGGAAAGCATTTGACGGGTTTCTACTTTTTTTCGCCATATATGAACTGGTTGCCAATTGATATTTCTTCAAGTTTACCTGTTGCATGGAATTTGGCTGCGCCGCTTTTATCAGTTCTTGCCGGTGGTATGATCGCTGCTTCCCATGGGCGCAGTGGGTATGCCAAGTTAATGCGATTTCGGCACAGCTTTGTGGCTTATCGCAGGTCGGTTTTCTTGGCTGCGGGCGTTCTTGGTGCAATTGTGCCAATCATGGTACTGAGTTTAGACTTCCTGGGTTTGCTTGCGATTCATCCTAATGTGCTGCCGAATCAATGGCTCAATAATAATGTTGCGATTAGTTATTTGGGACTTGGGGGGAATCTTTTTTATACCCATACTTGGGCCTACATGTTGGGATGGATTGCTTTACTAGCCTTTTACGGGGCAAGCTATGCTATTTTTTCGAATTTTCTCTATTTTGTCACAGGGAAGATGGTGCTGTCGTTGATTGGGGTCATGATGGTTCAGTTAATATTATTAAGCATTTCTATAATCTTTAAGACGAGTTTAGCGCCTATTACTTATTTACAGATTGTTCCAACTATTGGGCAGCCTTCGCTAGCCTACGTTCTTTTATGGCCCGCCATTTTAATTGCAATGAGTATTTTTAGCTTTCGAGTGCCAAAAATCGAGGCTTAGTTTATGAAAATAAGAAAATATCAGTTGTTTCTACATTTTATTTCACGCTGGCAAAGCATTTTGTTTTTGATGACAGTGCTTGTTTTCGCCCTGACTTTCGTTCTTGCCGGAATTATGACGGGACGGTTTGAGATCAGCCAATTGGATGCCAACATTTCGGTTCAACGTGCATTTGGACAGGTGATATTTTATTTGCCCATCGTTGGGATGATGACGTTTTTACTTGTGAGTCAAGCTCAAAACACGAGTCTTCTCATAAGAATTGGTTCCAGAAGCTTGATAGCAAAATATATTTTGCGGGGGTTATTTTATTTGGATCTTGTGATATCGGTGGCGGTCTGGATGGTCTGGATAACTGCGGTGCTGTTCTTATCGCGAGGTCAAGGCGGGATGACGTCAGTTGCGGCTAATGCTAATTTATTGATGAATATCTTTACCGGGCTGTTTTTGTATACGCTAATGATACTTGCTCTTTGTATCGTTTTTAGGTCTAGAGTGATTGGCATTTCCTTAGGGCTGAGTTTGATTATCTGCTTTTATATCGTTCCTTTTGTCAATTTAACTGAAGTCGCAAATCTGGTAACCCCGAAGTTAACTAAAGATGCAATATGGCCGATCAATATTGCTAGGCAGTGGTTGGCAATATTCATTGGCGCTCAGATAATCACGATATTATTTAACCATGTTCGCTTGCCTGTCGAGGGGTGAAGCTTAATGAAGATACAATGGCAAAAACCGCTTATTGATAAGCGCATGATAGTGGTTTTACTGCTTGAGGTCTTACTCTTGATAAGCTCGCTAGCGTTGTATTTTGATCAACAGAATAGCAAGTTATTGCAACAAGTTCACGATCCGGTGATGACTGTATTTATGGGCGCAATGCCGGATCGGTTTGCGAGCAGTCAGTTATGGTGGTTGCTTCTGTGGGTTGGATTCATGTCTTTACCCATCTTCATTTGTGCCGGGGTGACAGATGCTTATCAGCGTAACTTGTATACGTTTCTTAGCTTGCGGATGCATCGAAGACTTGGTGCTTATATCTGGCCTTTAAAGCAAGTGGTTTTGAGGGAGGCAAGCCTTTTATTGGTAATGGGCATTGCAGTCGGCACACTGACACATTTCTTTTTGAGGACGCAGCAATTTGGCGAGGCTGGCTTGTTCATTATTCTTATTATTGTGAGTCAAACGTTTTTAGTGGTTTTAGAAGCGGTTCTTGAAGGTTACTTTGGCCCCATGATTGGGGTTGTCGGAACGTTAACGATTATCTTTTTAAGTTTTCTGCAAATGCCGTTGATGCCTTTGCGTTTTGCCATTGCAAGTACCTTTGCAACGGATCCACAGTTATTAGGTGCGATTGGGTATCAGATCATTTTGATCATTCTTTTGCTACTGATTCAACTCTTTTATATGCCAGGAAGGTGGGGCCGATATGGCACAGGTCGGGAATAAATCAGGTGTTCGTGTTGATATTTCACATATGTCCGTGATGATGAGACGGAAAAAGATTCTTGATGATCTTTCACTTTCTTTTGTCTCTCCTAATATTTACGGCATTGTTGGGCCAAATGGGTCAGGCAAGACAGTTTTTTTAAAAGCAATGTTGGGATTTATACGGCTTGTCAGCGGTAGTGTGACGATGAATGAGGTTCCAATTGATCCGCGGCGGGCTTTTCCGATAAGTGTCGGCGCTATTATTGAGCATCCGGGTTTTATGAATGACATGAGCGGGCATGATAACTTATTGGCTTTGGGACAGATTCGTAGTCAGCTTGATGATGAAGCGATTCATGCCGTGATGACTCGAGTCGGACTGCCAGATGACAAAAAGCCAGTCGCAACCTATTCGCTAGGGATGATTCAACGTTTGGGAATTGCCCAAGCGATCATGGAAGATCAGGAATTTATTGTGTTGGATGAACCTACTAATGCACTAGATCGTGAAGGTATCGTGTTTTTGACTGAATTATTAAAGGAACTTCGCGACCAGGGGAAATTAGTGCTGATCGCAACTCACGACCTTTTGTGGTTGCAATCGCTAGCAGATCAGATATTTGAGTTGTCCAATGGTAAACTTCAGCAGGTTGAGGATGTGGTTTAATGATGAAGCCGGCGCATCGGCGAATTTACTTTTTAATCGGCGGTTGTTCAACAGTGATGATAATTCTTGTAGGGCTGTTTGTTTGGCGCTATCAAACCCTTAATGTGAATGTTGCACAGCCGGCAGTTTGTACGCGACGGCTGCGGTTGCCGGCAAAAGTGGTTCTGAATCAGACAACGGTCGTGCTCGAAAAGCTGGAAACAAAGGTAACGAATGGGCGTTGGCGGGTGCGACTGGTTTTTAAACGCGCAATTACGAAACAAAACCTTAAGCACATCCGCATTCAAATCGCCCAACACCGCGAAGGAAGCGAAGTAGCAAATGAACAACTTGCGGTAATGAGCCGGGATAAGAAGGTATTGACTTTGACGGATACCTATTATAGTCAGGCGAAATACAATCGTGTTGTCATGACGACATTGCCAAGGGTTGCACGTTCACAAAATCTCGTTCAGATTGTAACGTTCAAGGAATGAGATCGTGTTAACATAACTTGATGACTGAATGCGGTTTAGAGGAGTTGAGCGCTGTGGTTCAAGAAATAGACGACTTGAGATTTCAACTTTCACCACATGCTAAATTTGATTTCCGTGCTGCCGTTTTACTGGTGCATGACAATCAAGTGTTAGTAACGGTGCAGCCTACTAGTGGTGTTGCCATTGTCCCCGGAGGTGCAGTGAAGTTTGGTGAAACTTCCGGTGTGGCGGCTAAGCGAGAGCTATATGAAGAATTGCGGCTTCAGGTTGATGAGCCGCCACTAGTAGGCGTACTTGAATCATTTTGGCAACAGCCTGATCGAACCTATCAACAACTGATCATGGTGCATCGCTTGGTACTGTCCCAGGCGCAAATTGACGAACTGGTTTGGCAGGAGGGGCTGCAGGGGCAGTGGTTGCCGAAGTCAGAGGTGGCTAAACACTTGCAACCGCGCGCTTTGGCACAATTTTTAGAACCTAGTGCAACACTTTTGCACCTTGTCGATCGTCATTCGGAATGAAACTTGAGTGGTTTTCCGGTTTGAAAGCGTGCACACGGCATCTCAAATTATAAAATATATAATTAGAGGTGCTTATTTTGCCTTTCTTTGTCAACCTTGATACGCTTAAGGTAGGCTACAGCCGGAAGGGAGTTGCATTTTTATGGATATAACGACTAGACCGACGTTGCAGCAATTTTTAGCGGATACCAAACAGGGTCCGTATGTATCACTGTACATGTCTTGGCCGGAGCATACACCGGTTGAGAAGTTGCGGATCCGGTTCAAGAATATGCTTAAACATGTCAAGACGGTGATGGCGGAAACCTATTCGGGCACCGACTTTGCGCCATATGCTGCCGAACTTGAACCATATGAGCAAGATCCGATGTTTTGGCAAGACAGCGAAGCAAACGGGATTGGTATGTTGACGAACGGTGCGCAAACGTATGTAACCCCAATGTATGAAGCAGTTGATGAAGTGGCAATGGTAACTGAAGTGCCACAGATTTTGCCTTTGATGCTGGATGAGGCAACCGCAACAGATTTTGATATTCTGGCGCTTAATGCTGATAGTATTCAGCTATATCATAACCATGGTCACCAAGTGCGCCCGGTTTCCTTACCGGATGATGCGCCACAAACATTGAAAGGCACACTTGGAACGGAAATTCGCGGCGGCGAGTTAAATAGTGTGTCTCAAGGCGGTGGCCACGTCACTTACCATGGGCACAACGAAAAATCCGCCGAGAAGGCAAGCGATCAACGTCGATTCTACCAGGCAGTTGATCAATATTTACTGACAAATTATTCGAATCCTAAAAAAATGCCGCTGGTTCTCATGGGCTTAGCAGAGAATGTAGCGGTATTCCGCGAGATTTCCAAGAACCATCATTTACTGCCGAAACTTGCAGTGGTCAAAAGTCCGGCAACGCTTGATTTTGTTGAGCTGGATGACTTACTTGAACCAGTGCGCGCCACATTGCGTGATCGGCGCCGACAACACTTCGCTAATGTCATTGAAAACGCACGCGGCAATGGCAGTTACACCGATGAATTGGCAACGATTGTATCGGCGGCATTGCGTGGGCAAATCGCCATCCTCTTTGTTCAAGCCGGCGCACGCATTCACGCGCGGCTTGAAGGTGATCAGATTGAGCGCGATTCCAAGGCTGCTCAGCATGCGAATCTGTTAAATACATTGGCGGACATTGTATTAGGCCACGGCGGTCAGGTTGAACTTTTGCCCGAAGCCCATTTATCAGCTAAAGTCGGCGCTACGATGCGTTATGCTTAGTCAATGATTGTGAACAAAAACGAGCTGCCAAGTTGGCGGCTCGTTTTTGGTTGATATTCAAATATCGCGATACTAGTGAATCACCCAAAAATCACTTTGACAATTTGTTCAGCGGTTTTGAGGCTCACATCATTGACCAATGGCCGCGGGCTGGCAGTGGTGAGCCAGTGAACGCCTTCAGTCGGGACGCCCCAGAAGAAAAGGCCGGCTTGTGGATGTTCTTTTTGGTCAAGTAGCTGTTGGGTTTGACGGTCAATGGCAATAGCGCCTGACTGGAAGCGTTTGTCGGCGTTGAGCTGCAGTTCATAAGTGTGTGCGTACCCGTCATGAAGCAGCTGCTGTACTAATGGATTTTGGGCAGTGGGCGCATTGACTGCCGGAACGCGTGCTTCTAGCAAGGTTTTGGCTTGAAGCGAAAACTTTGGATCGCTCGGGGTTTTTAAAAGAAATTGGCCGTCAATACCTTTGATCTGCATGCCAGGCGGTAAAATAGTGACGATACCGGCACCCATTAGTGCTTGCAGTTGGTCAATCCGCAAAGCAGGCGGTCCGATTGAAAGAAAATCATTCAGTGAGTTAAACCAGCGCAAGAAGAAGTCCAGGTATTGATCCTGACTGAGAAGATTACGCTCAACGAGTTGGCGAATTGGATCGCGCATGTCGCGTAAAACTTCAAGCGCGCTGGTCAGTGGTCCGGTTTTGGTGCCGCGCATCGCTTCTTGGGCATCCTGGCGCAGATAATGCCGCATGAAGTCTTGGTACGGCTGACCGCTTGGATGCGCCTTGGTGGGATCAGCCAAAGCATCCCAATCGAGACGATCTTTAGCGGCGATTGGCAGTGCTCCCAAGGTGGCAACAGGGTCGGCAATAAAATCGCGTTCAAAAGCTGCCTCGTCAATTTCTGGGTAGCGTTGGGGCAACAAAAGCCGATAGTAAATCAACTCGGCTTCGTGCTGTAAGGCTTCCCAGAAGGTTTGACCGCTCACTTCGCCATGAGTTTGCCAAGCGTCAATTTGTTGTGGTGTCAAGAAATGCGGCTGCCATTCTTCACCCGGTCCCTTTTGGTTACGGCCTTTAGCACGATAAGGGAAACCGCGTCGGGAGCCGGCAAAAATATGTGGTTCGCGGCCGCTGGGATGATAAACAAGCAGACCGTCCGGCGCTTTTTGGAATTGTCCGCCGCGGCCTTCAGTGAGACGACTCATCAAATCAAAGAAACTCAAGCCCAGTCCGCGAATGATGACCGGTGATTGTGCTTCAATGCCGCTGAGATCACCTTCTTCGGGGAAACCCGGTTCCAGGTAAAAGAGCTGGTGTGTTTGCGCATAATCGTGCAATGCCTTTTGGTCGCGCGTCAATGAGTTTTTTAGATTTCCCAAGGCCATGACCACTTGATCGGTTTGCCAGCTTTCTTGGGTGGTGGTGATGGTAAATCCGGCAGCTTTTTTATCTAGCCGGTTCACGGTTTGCTGCTTATAGGTGATGATGTTGGTGCCGGCTTGGTGTTTTTGCAAGTCAAAGAACCACTGTTGGTAGACGCCGTACAACGCGCGGGACGCATAGCTGTTGGGTCCCAGATTGGCAGCCTGGCGCATCAGAATCGAACGGTTGTTAATTTCGGGGTGAGCATCGAGGTAATCGGCAGCAAGCGTGAGCGCCCAGGTGCTTAAGTCCGGACCGGCAATAAACGGTCCCACGCCTGTCACTGTTTGATCGGTAAATAAGGTGATTTGTGCCGCAGCAGTATTCATAATGAGATTAGGGTCTTGATCGATCTTCCAAACGCGACCGCCAATTGGATAAGGATCAACTAGGAAAACGGTAAGTTGGCGCTGGGGATAACGGGTCCGTTGCCAACTGATAAGCCGACCTAAAAGCATTAAGCCACGTGGCCCGGCACCGATAAGCGTAATGTGCATGCCGCATCTGCTCCTTTATGAGATGATAAATTAAGAAGTAACAAATTTATTATACTTGGAAGTGTCCCTAAGCAGTTAGCGACTTGCTTTAGGTTTCACCGTTTTCGTGTCATAATGTCCTTATTAACCATCTAGAAGGGAAGGCAGATGCTGATGAAAGTTGTCGTTGTGGGCTGTACGCATGCAGGAACTGCGGCAGTGCGCGAACTGTTGATGAGGCACCCGGAAACGGAAGTAGATGTTTTTGAACGTCGTGAAGACATCTCTTTTCTTTCATGTGGTATTGCCTTGTACCTTGAAGGCACAGTCGGGCGGCTGGAGGACATGTTTTACGCAACGCCGGCCTCACTCGAAGCATTAGGTCCCAACGTGCATGTTCACTTAAAACATGACGTCTTATCCATTGATGGTGCCGGTCATGTGATTGTGGCTGAAGATTTGAAGACAGGCACACAACAGCATTATCCGTACGACAAGCTGATTATGACAACTGGCAGCTATCCGGTTATCCCACCGGTTTCCGGTGTAAGCGTTCCGCGGGTCTTGATGTGTAAAAGTTATGATGATGCGCGCAAAATCAAGGAGAGTGCCAAAGATGCCGAAACGATTGCAATTGTCGGTGGCGGCTACATTGGCGTTGAACTGGCAGAGGCTTATAGTCGTAATCAAAAACACGTGATTTTAATTAATGGGGTTGCGCCATTGCTGAGCCATTATGTGGATTTACCGCTTAGTCGAGAAATTTCTTCAGTATTAACGGAGCATGGCGTTGAATTAAAAGTCAACACGGTGGCACGCCATTTCGATAGTGACGCGGAGCATGTTTTCATTCAGACGGATCACGGTGAGATTCAAGCTGATTTGGCGGTTGTCTGCGTTGGTTTTCGTCCGATGACCGAGTTGTTGGTTGGTCAGGTTAAAATGAATCATGATGGCTCAATTCATGTGAATGATTATATGCAAACTAGCGATCCCGATATTTTTGCGGCGGGGGATGCGGTTGCGGTGCATTTTAATCCGACTGGTAAAGATGCGTATGCGCCACTTGCAACGAATGCGGTGCGTCAAGGAAAAATGGCAGGTGCAAATATTTTTGGCCCAACGATCAAGTATATGGGCACACAGGCAACCAGTGCGTTAAGATTGTATGATCATAGTCTGGCGGTCACGGGGCTGACGCTTGCTCACGCCAAGCGCAATCAACTGCCGGCAGCCAGTGTGACGATGGTTGATGATTTTCGACCGCCATTTATGCCGCACACGGTGAAGATTACCATGGTGCTGGTTTATGATACCAGTAATCGTCAAATACTAGGCGCACAGTTTTACAGCAAGTATGATGTTGCCAATGCGGCCAATTTGATTTCGGTGATGATTCAAAATCGTAATACCATTGATCAGCTGGCCTATGTCGATATGCTCTTTAATCCGAATTATGATAAACCGTGGCATTATCTCAATTTGTTAGGACAATTGGCAGTAGCACAAGCAGACAACTCAGCGGTGTAGGGGGAAAATTATGAATTCGTGGAATCTTATCGGACTGTTCGCGTGGGTGATCCTGATCGCCTACCTATTCTTCATCATTTGGCATATTCGGCGGCGACATATTAAAGCTATCGTCAAATCCGGGCGGCAGGTTTCCCCTTCCGTCGTGTTGGTTGATCTGGTAGAAGTAGCGGTGTTGTTGCTAGCGGTCGCCGGAATGGTATGGGTGAGTTGGTTGCGTCCGATTGACTACCGGGATAGCCATGAGGTGACGATTAGCCACAGTGCACAACCACTTATTTTGCAGACCGGTGATGAACATTCCTTTTATGTACGGGTTCGCACGGGAAATGGTAAGAATCCGATTTTGTACTATACTTATTGGACAGAAGGCGCCAAGTATGAAAACACGAGTCATAACGCGGAAGTGAGCTCCGGCAGCCAACCACTGACACCGCGAGCGGCCGCATATCCGTGGTCCAAAAAGGAACTTAAAAAACTGGATCAAAGCGCTGATCGTGCATATGTCGCAACTGTATCGGCGCAGTATAAGCCTGGTTTTCTTAACGGCTTAGGCATGCATGTCGGTCACAGTGCCGATCGGTTTTCGATTTTACGGGTGCCTAATGATACATTTGTTGAAATTGATCCGGTTGAAGATTAAAGCGTGTTAACTAAACAATTTGAAAGATCGTTGGTGTGAAATGCGGCATCAGCGATCTTTTTTTCGATTGACAAGCTTAGAAAAAACGAAGCAGCCGCGATTCTGCGTGTGTTTTTTAGCTTAGCCGAATCGATTAGTCCGCGGTACATGGTATGATGAAAGCATTCGAAATGGGTAATATAAAAGGTGCTTGTCTGGTTCTAACCGCGCCGGCTCGCGCTCAGTTTTACTAGGAGATTTGCTAATGAGGCATCGTAGCTGGTGATTGCTGCCGTTGTTGCTGCTTTTGGGCTTTGGTCTTGCGGGGCTGCAACCGGTTTAAGCCGCTTCAGGTAAATGGTATCGAGATAATGGCAACATGATGGGTTCTGAAAGTAAGACGGTTATCAAAAAGCTGAACGACCAAACCTTTGCCAAAATAACCGGTCATCCCCAAATTGCCGTGATCACCGTCACGTCCCTGCATGATGACGAGATTGAAGACTATGCCAATGAGCAGTTTGCTAAGCTTGGAATCGGCAAGAAAGGTTGGGATAACGGTCTTTTACTGGTGCTTTCACGCCGAGATCGTAAATATTGGCTGGA harbors:
- a CDS encoding NAD(P)/FAD-dependent oxidoreductase, translated to MLMKVVVVGCTHAGTAAVRELLMRHPETEVDVFERREDISFLSCGIALYLEGTVGRLEDMFYATPASLEALGPNVHVHLKHDVLSIDGAGHVIVAEDLKTGTQQHYPYDKLIMTTGSYPVIPPVSGVSVPRVLMCKSYDDARKIKESAKDAETIAIVGGGYIGVELAEAYSRNQKHVILINGVAPLLSHYVDLPLSREISSVLTEHGVELKVNTVARHFDSDAEHVFIQTDHGEIQADLAVVCVGFRPMTELLVGQVKMNHDGSIHVNDYMQTSDPDIFAAGDAVAVHFNPTGKDAYAPLATNAVRQGKMAGANIFGPTIKYMGTQATSALRLYDHSLAVTGLTLAHAKRNQLPAASVTMVDDFRPPFMPHTVKITMVLVYDTSNRQILGAQFYSKYDVANAANLISVMIQNRNTIDQLAYVDMLFNPNYDKPWHYLNLLGQLAVAQADNSAV
- a CDS encoding FAD/NAD(P)-binding protein, giving the protein MHITLIGAGPRGLMLLGRLISWQRTRYPQRQLTVFLVDPYPIGGRVWKIDQDPNLIMNTAAAQITLFTDQTVTGVGPFIAGPDLSTWALTLAADYLDAHPEINNRSILMRQAANLGPNSYASRALYGVYQQWFFDLQKHQAGTNIITYKQQTVNRLDKKAAGFTITTTQESWQTDQVVMALGNLKNSLTRDQKALHDYAQTHQLFYLEPGFPEEGDLSGIEAQSPVIIRGLGLSFFDLMSRLTEGRGGQFQKAPDGLLVYHPSGREPHIFAGSRRGFPYRAKGRNQKGPGEEWQPHFLTPQQIDAWQTHGEVSGQTFWEALQHEAELIYYRLLLPQRYPEIDEAAFERDFIADPVATLGALPIAAKDRLDWDALADPTKAHPSGQPYQDFMRHYLRQDAQEAMRGTKTGPLTSALEVLRDMRDPIRQLVERNLLSQDQYLDFFLRWFNSLNDFLSIGPPALRIDQLQALMGAGIVTILPPGMQIKGIDGQFLLKTPSDPKFSLQAKTLLEARVPAVNAPTAQNPLVQQLLHDGYAHTYELQLNADKRFQSGAIAIDRQTQQLLDQKEHPQAGLFFWGVPTEGVHWLTTASPRPLVNDVSLKTAEQIVKVIFG
- a CDS encoding baeRF6 domain-containing protein, encoding MDITTRPTLQQFLADTKQGPYVSLYMSWPEHTPVEKLRIRFKNMLKHVKTVMAETYSGTDFAPYAAELEPYEQDPMFWQDSEANGIGMLTNGAQTYVTPMYEAVDEVAMVTEVPQILPLMLDEATATDFDILALNADSIQLYHNHGHQVRPVSLPDDAPQTLKGTLGTEIRGGELNSVSQGGGHVTYHGHNEKSAEKASDQRRFYQAVDQYLLTNYSNPKKMPLVLMGLAENVAVFREISKNHHLLPKLAVVKSPATLDFVELDDLLEPVRATLRDRRRQHFANVIENARGNGSYTDELATIVSAALRGQIAILFVQAGARIHARLEGDQIERDSKAAQHANLLNTLADIVLGHGGQVELLPEAHLSAKVGATMRYA
- a CDS encoding ATP-binding cassette domain-containing protein codes for the protein MAQVGNKSGVRVDISHMSVMMRRKKILDDLSLSFVSPNIYGIVGPNGSGKTVFLKAMLGFIRLVSGSVTMNEVPIDPRRAFPISVGAIIEHPGFMNDMSGHDNLLALGQIRSQLDDEAIHAVMTRVGLPDDKKPVATYSLGMIQRLGIAQAIMEDQEFIVLDEPTNALDREGIVFLTELLKELRDQGKLVLIATHDLLWLQSLADQIFELSNGKLQQVEDVV
- a CDS encoding LVIS_2131 family protein codes for the protein MNSWNLIGLFAWVILIAYLFFIIWHIRRRHIKAIVKSGRQVSPSVVLVDLVEVAVLLLAVAGMVWVSWLRPIDYRDSHEVTISHSAQPLILQTGDEHSFYVRVRTGNGKNPILYYTYWTEGAKYENTSHNAEVSSGSQPLTPRAAAYPWSKKELKKLDQSADRAYVATVSAQYKPGFLNGLGMHVGHSADRFSILRVPNDTFVEIDPVED
- a CDS encoding NUDIX domain-containing protein, whose amino-acid sequence is MTECGLEELSAVVQEIDDLRFQLSPHAKFDFRAAVLLVHDNQVLVTVQPTSGVAIVPGGAVKFGETSGVAAKRELYEELRLQVDEPPLVGVLESFWQQPDRTYQQLIMVHRLVLSQAQIDELVWQEGLQGQWLPKSEVAKHLQPRALAQFLEPSATLLHLVDRHSE